The following proteins come from a genomic window of Plasmodium vivax chromosome 3, whole genome shotgun sequence:
- a CDS encoding hypothetical protein (encoded by transcript PVX_096050A) encodes MVAKNAFSSEVAETQKKEKSNVHKYCGKALALTLLLVILGFSANVPTFENAKNCENGVEKQVSGKNVRILFGHYGSASSFDSEESLEDLDTQSTTVGDDDAATFYSSYESLSPSEREKLLKEDNDDDDYGDDEYDFDFSECFSKEKFNKQNFKTLKDKFREAMKKPKYVFCAATSAVVLMNCPQVLFPIFVLLAIFASGLGIQSKFLNKYKKKETVV; translated from the exons ATGGTTGCAAAAAACGCTTTTTCCAGCGAAGTCGCTGAAAcccaaaagaaggaaaaatcaaATGTCCACAAGTACTGTGGAAAGGCCCTTGCATTAACCCTCCTGTTAGTGATCTTAGGATTCAGCGCCAACGTG ccaacttttgaaaatgcaaaaaactGCGAAAATGGTGTAGAAAAACAAGTTAGTGGAAAGAACGTAAGAATTTTATTTGGACATTACGGAAGTGCTTCGTCATTTGATAGTGAAGAAAGCTTAGAGGATTTAGACACGCAATCTACTACTGTGGGGGATGACGATGCTGCTACTTTTTATTCCAGTTATGAATCCCTCAGCCCATCTGAGAGAGAAAAGTTATTAAAAGAAGAtaacgatgatgatgattaTGGTGATGATGAATACGATTTTGATTTTTCAGAATGTTTTTCCAAAGAGAAATTTAACAAGCAGAACTTTAAAACTTTGAAGGACAAATTCAGGGAGGCAATGAAAAAACCAAAATATGTCTTTTGCGCTGCGACATCTGCGGTAGTACTGATGAATTGCCCACAAGTGttatttcctatttttgTTCTGTTAGCCATTTTTGCATCAGGATTGGGCATACAATCAAAATTCcttaacaaatataaaaaaaaagaaactgtAGTATAG